The following is a genomic window from Pedobacter sp. KBS0701.
TGAAGATGAAGTACTTAATGACAGGACGCGCGTAAAAACACTGGTGCAGATTGTAGAAAGGCAGGCCAGAAGACTTCACTCCCACATTAACCAGATGCTGGAGATCTCCGAAATCAATAATAACATCAATTTAGAGGAAACGGATCTTAATTATGAAGTGCTTACCCTGGTTAACGATTATAAAATAAAACTTCAGGCACCCGATAGCCTTACCTTCGATCCTCATGGTTCGGAAATATTAATCATGATCGATCCTTTTGTGTTTACCACGATGCTTCAGAATATTCTGGATAATGCCTTTAAATACAACAACAGCGACGTAAAAATGACCGTAATCTTTATCACTTTTCAAAATGATGGTTATATTCTCCATATTAAAGATAACGGAAAGGGAATTGAAGATGCCATGAAGGAAAAAATATTCGATAAGTTTTTCCGTGCAGGCAAAGAGAATACCGTTTCGGGTCTGGGCCTCGGACTATATTACGTTAAACAATGTCTGGATATTCATGGCTGGCAAATCAGCGTAAAAACAGCGTTGGATAAAGGAACAGAATTTCTGGTGCATATCCCTGCCGGGCAAACAGCAAATAGTGTAAATCATTAATCCCAAAGAATTATGCTTTATGATATCGTAATAATTGAAGATGAAACAGACCTGGGCAATGTGATTTCAGAATACCTGAAATTAAGGGGATTTAGTGTATTATGGTTTAAAACCGCTATCGAAGCATTGGATTATTATGGTAAAAACCAGCTTGACAATAAACTCGTGATTGTAGATGTACAGCTGCCTGACATGAATGGTTTTGATTTGGCTTCAGAAATGATAAAGATCAATCCCGATCAGCCTTTTTTCTTTCTTACGGCACATAACGAAAAACAAGACCGGCTTCGCGGCCTCAAAATCGGTGCGATAGATTATATCTCAAAGCCATTCGAAATTGAAGAACTTGTACTGAGAATAGGAAATGTCATTAACAGGTTTTCCAATAGTGCTAAAGCACAATCAGTACCAAATCCCGGATTTATTACCATAGGCGATGTCAGATACCATAAAGACCAATTATTTGTGAGGATGCCTGATAGCAGAGAAATTTCCCTCACCGTACGGGAATCGGAAGTATTGGATCGTTTGGCCGGCAATATTAATCGGGTGGTTAAAAAGAAAGATATTCTTTTAGCCTTATGGGGAAATGACGATTATTTTAACGGAAAAAGCCTTGAAGTTTTTATTTCAAGGCTTCGCAGGCTTTTTAAACTCTCTGAGCAGGTAAGCATAGAAAATGTTTATGGCTTAGGCTATATTTTAAAGGTAAAGTAACCAGCAATATCTTTTAAACAAGTGCTGTTATCTAATTCCACATTGTAATTCCTGCACAAATGCGAGACCAGAATTATTCGTATTTGTAAATTAATCTGGTTTTAAAAAATTCTTTTCAAATTTGATTGGGAGACTCTACAATATCTATAATATGCAACTGTAATTTATCACCGGCAACCCAAAGTTTACCGGCAATAAAGACGATCAAATTAATGCGAAAATAGCACTGCCGAAAAGTATGCTAATTTCTTTCTTCAGGTAATAAAACCGCCTCAATCAGCCTTTTTTCATCAAGATATTTCGTTGCTGTTTCCCGGATCGACTTCAACGTCAGCTTTTTGAGATCATTCATATATGATGCGTACTGATTTAAAGACTCAGCGTCTTCCAGCTGCCCTGCAATGTAACCAAGCCACCACTGATTTGAGCTTACAGAAGTTTCACGCGACCGGATGCTTTCAGCAATATATTTTTGGACATTTACCTCCTCTGGCCCCAGATCTTTAAGTTTTCTAACCTCATCAAGTGCTGAGGTGATCAATTTTGCATACTGTTTTGGATCGCAATCAAAAACAATGGATAGTTTAAAGGTAGACCTGGGATTTTTATCAAGCCCCAAATATACCGAAGGGCTATATACCCCACTCTCTTCTTCCCTAAGCCTTTCGATCATCCTGATCTGAAGTATTTCCCTGATTGCATCCATTCTGATCCTGTTCTCAGGACTGTATTGGAAATCCCCCGAAAATACCAGTTCAACTCTGGCCCGTTGCGCAATTCCTTTTTTAATTAAAAGCTGCACTGCTTTTTCCGGCAACTTAATCCCATTATCGATGAAGTAATTTTTATTGCCAGT
Proteins encoded in this region:
- a CDS encoding response regulator transcription factor, which produces MLYDIVIIEDETDLGNVISEYLKLRGFSVLWFKTAIEALDYYGKNQLDNKLVIVDVQLPDMNGFDLASEMIKINPDQPFFFLTAHNEKQDRLRGLKIGAIDYISKPFEIEELVLRIGNVINRFSNSAKAQSVPNPGFITIGDVRYHKDQLFVRMPDSREISLTVRESEVLDRLAGNINRVVKKKDILLALWGNDDYFNGKSLEVFISRLRRLFKLSEQVSIENVYGLGYILKVK